In Solanum pennellii chromosome 3, SPENNV200, a single window of DNA contains:
- the LOC107012901 gene encoding heavy metal-associated isoprenylated plant protein 21-like, with the protein MGVLEYIASFCTITTSTNNKKKSMQTVEIKVKMDCDGCERRIKNSVKHMKGVKSVEVIRKQSKVIINGYVDPNRVLKKIKSTGKRAEFWPYVPYNVVYYPHAPQAYDKRAPAGMVKNVPQALLAPNATEEKFAYLFSDDNPSACSIM; encoded by the exons ATGGGTGTTTTGGAATATATAGCAAGTTTTTGTACAATCACAACTAGcacaaacaacaagaagaaatcaATGCAg ACAGTtgaaataaaagtgaaaatggACTGTGATGGATGTGAAAGAAGAATCAAGAATTCTGTCAAGCATATGAAAG GTGTAAAATCAGTGGAAGTTATTAGAAAGCAAAGTAAAGTGATAATAAATGGCTATGTGGATCCAAATAGAGtattgaagaaaataaagagtACTGGAAAAAGAGCAGAATTTTGGCCATATGTACCTTATAATGTGGTATATTATCCACATGCACCACAAGCCTATGATAAAAGGGCACCTGCTGGTATGGTTAAAAATGTGCCACAAGCACTACTTGCCCCAAATGCTACTGAAGAAAAATTTGCTTACCTTTTTAGTGATGACAATCCAAGTGCTTGTTCCATTATGTGA